In Horticoccus luteus, the following proteins share a genomic window:
- the pstA gene encoding phosphate ABC transporter permease PstA: MRVVLGLCALLAAAPLFCVLYFLVREGASALDWNFFTQLPKPAGEPGGGMAPAIVGTLTLLALATVVGVPVGVMGGVYLAEYGHPRANGWIRFAADVLNGVPSIVWGMVVYTLLVVPLKSFSAYAGGVALGLIMIPLVMRTTDEVLALVPQSYREAALALGIPRWKIITVIVMKTALRGIVTGVLVALARVAGETAPLLFTALGNNFWNQSLAEPIAALPLQIFTYAISPYDDWHRQAWAGALVLMLMILVLNLAVRLFARTKTVR, encoded by the coding sequence ATGCGCGTGGTGCTCGGGCTCTGCGCCCTGCTGGCGGCGGCGCCCTTGTTTTGCGTGCTGTATTTTCTCGTGCGCGAAGGTGCCTCGGCGCTGGACTGGAATTTTTTCACGCAGCTGCCCAAGCCGGCGGGCGAACCGGGAGGCGGGATGGCTCCCGCCATCGTGGGCACGTTGACGTTGCTCGCGCTGGCAACGGTGGTCGGCGTGCCGGTGGGCGTGATGGGTGGCGTTTATCTCGCGGAATATGGTCATCCGCGGGCGAACGGCTGGATCCGGTTTGCCGCGGACGTGCTCAACGGTGTGCCGTCGATCGTGTGGGGCATGGTGGTTTACACGTTGCTCGTCGTGCCGCTTAAATCTTTTTCAGCTTACGCGGGCGGCGTGGCGTTGGGCTTGATCATGATTCCACTCGTGATGCGGACGACAGATGAAGTGCTGGCGCTCGTGCCGCAAAGCTACCGCGAGGCGGCGCTCGCCCTGGGCATCCCGCGCTGGAAGATCATCACGGTGATCGTAATGAAGACGGCGCTGCGAGGGATCGTCACGGGCGTGTTGGTCGCGCTGGCGCGAGTGGCCGGCGAGACGGCGCCTTTGCTGTTCACTGCGCTCGGCAATAATTTTTGGAACCAGAGTCTCGCGGAACCCATCGCGGCGCTCCCCCTGCAGATCTTTACGTATGCGATTTCGCCGTATGACGACTGGCACCGCCAGGCGTGGGCGGGCGCACTCGTGTTGATGCTGATGATTCTCGTGCTCAATCTTGCCGTCCGTCTCTTCGCGCGCACCAAAACAGTCCGCTAA
- the pstC gene encoding phosphate ABC transporter permease subunit PstC, which produces MTGPFSLARFSPLRKSAHWPDRSFRWMALLAVAAIIGLIGLVGWQLYSGSRLAVEKFGFSFLTSTKWDPVSDEFGALPFIFGTLVSSLIALIIAVPLGIATALFLTEMAPQKMRQPAIMVIEMLAAVPSVIFGLWGIFVLIPWLRDHLFQWLRDTLGFLPFFQGPIYGVSMLAGGIIVAIMILPIVTAISREILRSVPKLQREAAYALGATHWEVIRIAVLGYAQRGLFGAAVLGLGRALGETMAVTMVIGNRPEIKASLFAPGYTLASVIANEFTEATSDVYLNSLFELGLVLFALTILVNAAAQLMLRRLAGSGPGKVAG; this is translated from the coding sequence ATGACTGGTCCTTTCTCCCTCGCACGATTTTCGCCGCTGAGAAAATCGGCACATTGGCCCGACCGGAGCTTCCGCTGGATGGCGTTGCTGGCGGTGGCAGCCATCATCGGTTTGATCGGGCTGGTGGGGTGGCAGCTTTATTCCGGTTCACGGCTCGCCGTGGAGAAGTTCGGCTTCAGCTTTCTGACGAGCACAAAGTGGGATCCCGTGTCGGACGAGTTTGGGGCTCTGCCGTTTATCTTCGGCACATTGGTTTCCTCTTTGATCGCGCTGATTATCGCGGTGCCGCTCGGGATCGCCACCGCGCTATTTTTGACGGAGATGGCGCCGCAGAAAATGCGCCAGCCGGCCATCATGGTGATCGAAATGCTGGCAGCGGTGCCCAGTGTGATCTTCGGCTTATGGGGCATCTTTGTGCTGATTCCCTGGCTGCGGGACCATTTGTTTCAGTGGCTGCGCGACACGCTGGGGTTTCTGCCCTTCTTTCAGGGCCCGATCTATGGCGTAAGCATGCTCGCCGGAGGCATCATCGTCGCGATCATGATTCTGCCGATCGTGACTGCGATCTCCCGCGAGATTTTGCGGTCGGTGCCGAAGCTGCAACGGGAGGCGGCCTATGCGCTCGGTGCGACGCATTGGGAAGTGATCCGGATCGCGGTGTTGGGCTATGCCCAGCGAGGACTGTTTGGGGCGGCGGTTCTCGGGCTTGGGCGCGCCCTCGGCGAGACGATGGCGGTCACGATGGTCATTGGAAACCGGCCGGAGATCAAAGCATCGCTGTTCGCTCCGGGTTACACACTCGCCAGCGTCATCGCCAACGAGTTCACCGAGGCGACGAGCGACGTTTATCTCAACTCTTTGTTCGAGCTCGGCCTCGTCCTGTTTGCGCTCACGATTTTAGTCAACGCCGCTGCGCAATTGATGCTGCGACGGCTGGCGGGCTCCGGCCCGGGCAAGGTGGCGGGATGA
- the pstS gene encoding phosphate ABC transporter substrate-binding protein PstS, which produces MKKILALAAWAALTASVCSAQMLINGAGASFPQPLYTKWFSAYAQVDRSVRFNYQGIGSGGGQKQILAETVDFGASDGPMSDENLAKAPRPLWHIPTVAGAVVICYNLPGQPKLKLEGGTIARIFLGKITKWNDAAITAQNPGMELPDREILVVHRSDGSGTSYIFTDYLSAVDQEWAEKVGKNTAVKWPVGLGGKGNAGVTGQIQQSPGAIGYVELAYAKQNHLPYAAVKNAAGHYVEPSIASVTAALASATVHDDFRFSMVNAPGAEAYPIAGATWLLVYGQQKNPAKGQKLVEFLQWAFTKGETMAAALDYAPLPADLQARVLKQVQAIKY; this is translated from the coding sequence ATGAAAAAAATACTCGCACTCGCCGCTTGGGCGGCCCTGACGGCGTCCGTTTGCTCGGCGCAAATGTTGATCAACGGTGCCGGAGCTTCCTTCCCGCAGCCGCTCTATACCAAATGGTTTTCCGCCTACGCGCAGGTCGATCGCTCCGTGCGCTTCAACTACCAAGGCATCGGTTCGGGCGGCGGCCAAAAGCAAATCCTCGCTGAGACGGTCGACTTCGGCGCCTCGGACGGTCCCATGTCCGACGAGAACCTCGCCAAAGCGCCGCGTCCGCTGTGGCACATCCCGACTGTCGCCGGCGCGGTGGTGATCTGTTACAACCTGCCGGGGCAACCGAAACTGAAGCTTGAGGGCGGCACGATCGCGCGAATTTTCCTGGGTAAAATCACCAAGTGGAATGATGCCGCCATCACCGCGCAGAACCCGGGCATGGAACTGCCGGATCGCGAGATCCTGGTCGTTCATCGTTCAGACGGCAGTGGAACTTCCTACATTTTCACCGACTACCTGAGCGCCGTGGACCAGGAATGGGCCGAGAAGGTCGGCAAGAACACGGCCGTCAAGTGGCCGGTCGGCCTTGGAGGCAAAGGTAATGCCGGCGTGACGGGGCAGATTCAGCAATCCCCGGGCGCGATTGGTTACGTCGAGCTCGCTTACGCGAAACAAAATCACCTGCCGTATGCCGCTGTGAAGAACGCCGCGGGACATTACGTTGAACCGTCCATCGCGTCGGTCACGGCGGCGCTCGCATCCGCCACGGTTCACGACGACTTCCGCTTTTCCATGGTCAACGCGCCGGGTGCGGAGGCTTACCCGATTGCGGGCGCCACGTGGCTGCTGGTGTATGGGCAGCAGAAGAATCCGGCGAAAGGGCAGAAGCTCGTCGAATTTCTCCAGTGGGCGTTCACGAAAGGGGAGACGATGGCCGCCGCGCTCGACTATGCGCCGCTGCCGGCTGATCTCCAGGCGCGGGTGCTGAAGCAGGTGCAAGCGATCAAATACTAG
- a CDS encoding porin, with protein MLSLKSKWTAVLGAALLATGTILAQDSKALLDVLVHKGILTNDEAVQISKELAKSTTATEVSTSKGKYLQKLTLSGRFQIQYAGLSTDIDGTDADPAATNHLFLRRLYVGAKAELGNGWTGNLNYDFAGSTFDAAFVQWKKSDELVLDIGFRKVPFGLEEWYTSSSNLRAIERSPGTRFFVEGNNGRRLGAGSYRTGLFLGGKTTNGLFYNVALTNPERDESAAGVTGQGSAATNTLAYWGNVGYSGKAAATTYVVSGSVGVLPDQGGKAIGTGSDLTVYNAFSEITNGPFDLQLEYFASKNDNGRAAGRDAHSWAFSVQPAYKVTDRLELVGRYTYVGSDGRGLTTSDLIRSAPSGGTMNELTEWFGGLNVYLRGNDVKWQIGYIHGESRDLVNGAGNVVKGTGKATTDGVRSMMQLNF; from the coding sequence ATGTTGTCACTCAAATCAAAATGGACCGCTGTCCTCGGAGCTGCGTTGCTCGCGACCGGAACGATCCTGGCCCAAGATAGCAAGGCGTTGCTGGATGTCTTGGTGCACAAGGGGATTCTGACCAACGACGAGGCAGTCCAGATCAGCAAGGAACTCGCGAAGAGCACCACCGCGACGGAGGTCTCCACGTCGAAGGGCAAATACCTCCAGAAGCTGACGCTCAGCGGCCGCTTTCAGATCCAATACGCCGGGCTGAGCACCGATATCGACGGCACCGACGCCGACCCGGCGGCCACCAATCACCTTTTTCTCCGTCGCTTGTATGTCGGCGCGAAGGCCGAACTCGGCAACGGGTGGACCGGCAACTTGAATTACGATTTCGCCGGCTCGACCTTCGACGCGGCGTTCGTGCAGTGGAAGAAGAGCGACGAGCTGGTGCTCGACATCGGCTTCCGCAAAGTCCCGTTCGGCCTGGAGGAGTGGTATACTTCCAGCAGCAACCTGCGCGCGATCGAGCGGTCGCCGGGCACACGCTTTTTCGTCGAGGGCAACAACGGTCGTCGCCTCGGCGCCGGCAGCTATCGCACGGGCCTCTTCCTCGGCGGCAAGACGACCAACGGGCTTTTCTACAACGTCGCTCTCACCAATCCGGAGCGTGACGAGTCCGCCGCCGGCGTCACTGGTCAGGGCAGCGCCGCCACCAACACCCTGGCCTACTGGGGCAACGTCGGCTACAGCGGCAAGGCGGCCGCCACGACCTACGTCGTCAGCGGCTCGGTCGGCGTATTGCCTGATCAAGGCGGCAAGGCGATCGGCACCGGCAGCGACCTCACGGTTTATAACGCGTTCAGCGAAATCACGAATGGGCCGTTCGATCTCCAACTGGAGTATTTCGCCAGCAAGAACGACAACGGCCGGGCTGCCGGGCGCGACGCCCACAGTTGGGCGTTTTCCGTCCAGCCCGCCTACAAAGTCACCGACAGGCTCGAACTCGTCGGGCGCTACACCTACGTCGGCTCCGATGGTCGCGGCCTGACGACCAGTGATCTGATTCGCTCGGCGCCGAGCGGCGGCACGATGAACGAGCTCACCGAATGGTTCGGCGGCCTCAACGTCTATCTGCGCGGCAACGACGTGAAGTGGCAGATCGGCTACATCCACGGCGAAAGCCGGGACCTTGTGAACGGAGCCGGCAACGTCGTCAAAGGCACCGGCAAGGCCACCACGGACGGCGTCCGCAGCATGATGCAGCTCAACTTCTGA
- a CDS encoding SulP family inorganic anion transporter → MPIVSELTSDVTALSSQMFKVRFPFLHELRHYSWAKFRADLLAGATLTLVSIPQAIGFSLILNLPPQPVIAAVIIGGFVGSLFFSSHHHVFGPTSSISLIVAATIAANSASGLAPLQLAIYLALLIGVIQFLAGLLNFGEITKFISRSVVVGYSTGIGVLLIGSQLHNFLGYDVGPAQTFLTNVEQAVTHLATLTVQPWAVVIGVLTLVIFLGLRRWRPTWPEALIGLALLGIVARLFTTFDLETPFRMVRDEGALHAVFPAFTGFHFGATKLQLLPELAGTAFAISILGMLEAASITKSLAGKSGQKIEPNQELMGMGAANIACALFGAVPGSSSFSRSAVNMQSGARTQMASILSSFVVLFALLFVTPVFNYIPIAALAAHLIRVGVKMINRHQIRIACRSTKSDAIVFAVTLGSCLLLKLDTAIYTGIGIALALFLQKTSTPTLAEYAINPEGNLAALQNPSQRSHPQISIIHVEGDLYFGAADLFQEEVRRLAENQDIRVFILRMKNARHLDASTVMALETLHDYLRQTNRHLLVSGSNPDVTAVLRNSGLLDQFGAENIFPAEENPMSATRRALRRAKDLLPDQKPEVRLFFEAGTPGTTPAAVAPTPAAPAAEPPRA, encoded by the coding sequence ATGCCCATTGTGTCCGAACTGACGAGCGACGTCACCGCCTTGAGTTCGCAGATGTTCAAGGTGCGCTTCCCGTTCCTCCACGAGCTGCGGCACTACTCGTGGGCCAAGTTCCGCGCCGACCTGCTCGCCGGCGCCACGCTCACCCTCGTCTCGATTCCGCAGGCCATCGGCTTCTCGCTGATCCTCAATCTCCCGCCGCAACCCGTCATCGCCGCCGTGATCATCGGCGGATTCGTGGGCTCGCTCTTCTTCTCTTCCCACCATCACGTTTTCGGCCCCACGAGCTCGATCAGCCTGATCGTCGCCGCCACCATCGCGGCCAATTCCGCCTCGGGCCTCGCACCGCTGCAGCTCGCCATCTACCTCGCCCTGCTCATCGGGGTGATCCAGTTCCTCGCCGGTCTGCTCAACTTCGGCGAAATCACGAAATTCATCTCCCGCTCCGTGGTCGTCGGTTACAGCACCGGCATCGGCGTGCTCCTCATCGGCAGCCAGCTCCATAATTTCCTCGGTTACGACGTCGGTCCCGCGCAAACGTTTCTGACCAACGTCGAGCAGGCCGTCACGCACCTCGCCACCCTCACGGTGCAACCGTGGGCGGTCGTGATCGGCGTGCTGACGCTCGTCATTTTCCTGGGCCTGCGCCGGTGGCGGCCAACCTGGCCCGAAGCGCTGATCGGCCTCGCCCTCCTCGGCATCGTGGCGCGCCTGTTCACCACCTTCGACCTCGAAACGCCTTTCCGCATGGTGCGCGACGAAGGCGCGTTGCACGCCGTGTTTCCGGCCTTCACCGGCTTTCATTTCGGCGCCACAAAACTGCAGCTCCTGCCCGAACTCGCCGGCACCGCGTTCGCCATTTCCATCCTCGGGATGCTCGAAGCCGCCTCGATCACGAAATCGCTCGCCGGCAAAAGCGGCCAGAAGATCGAGCCCAACCAGGAACTCATGGGCATGGGCGCCGCCAACATCGCCTGCGCGCTCTTCGGCGCCGTCCCGGGTTCGTCGTCGTTTTCCCGTTCCGCGGTCAACATGCAAAGCGGCGCACGCACGCAGATGGCGTCCATCCTCAGCAGCTTCGTTGTGCTCTTCGCCCTGCTGTTCGTCACCCCGGTCTTCAACTACATCCCCATCGCCGCCCTCGCCGCCCATCTGATCCGCGTCGGCGTGAAGATGATCAACCGCCACCAGATCCGCATCGCCTGCCGCTCGACCAAGTCCGACGCCATCGTGTTTGCCGTCACTCTCGGCTCCTGCCTCCTGCTGAAACTCGACACCGCCATTTACACCGGCATCGGCATCGCCCTCGCGCTGTTCCTGCAAAAAACCAGCACGCCGACGCTCGCGGAATATGCGATCAATCCCGAAGGCAATCTCGCCGCGCTGCAGAACCCCAGCCAGCGCTCGCATCCGCAGATTTCCATCATCCACGTCGAGGGCGATCTCTACTTCGGCGCCGCCGATCTCTTCCAAGAAGAAGTGCGCCGCCTCGCCGAAAACCAGGACATCCGCGTCTTCATCCTGCGCATGAAAAATGCGCGCCACCTCGACGCCTCGACTGTCATGGCGCTGGAAACGCTTCACGATTACCTGCGCCAGACGAATCGCCATCTCCTCGTCAGCGGCAGCAATCCCGATGTCACCGCCGTGCTGCGCAACAGCGGTCTGCTCGATCAATTTGGCGCCGAAAATATTTTCCCCGCCGAAGAGAATCCCATGTCCGCCACCCGCCGCGCCCTGCGCCGCGCGAAGGATCTGCTCCCGGACCAGAAGCCCGAGGTGCGGCTCTTTTTCGAAGCCGGCACGCCCGGCACCACGCCTGCGGCCGTCGCCCCTACTCCCGCGGCACCCGCCGCCGAACCGCCCCGGGCCTGA
- a CDS encoding ClcB-like voltage-gated chloride channel protein codes for MRKSAAIKVVTDPATLWLRQMMRQLRWRVWLQEKLQPTEWQITLAWAALAGFLGALSSLLFASLSEGVHELLTHSSAGVVESMRELPWWATLLVPAAGGGLAGLVLLLGQRFTRLKNSTDYMEAIVIGTGDIPVRASLVKSAAALFTIGSGGSIGREGPMVQLSAMLASLIGRWRQFTRPQLRLLVACGASAGIASAYNAPIAGSFFVAEIILGTIAMESLGPLAVSAVVAALTVRMLTSAEHLYRVPAFTISSPLEMAPYVVLALIAGTLAPLFLRSLQRMEELFHSFKAPPGVRLALGGLIVGALAIAVPEVCGNGYSVVVSILNGQLPWTLLALVFLSKWVATASSVGSGAPGGVFTPSLFMGASTGFLFGTAIHSVWPGGAPDPRAFALVGMGAFLSGVSHAPVMAVIMLFEMTLSYDIILPLMLCSVIAYYTAKGLEDRSIYSDVLRRKAAQQPAPDALTVARVAELMKLKPPIVSQNSRFDEIARLFLSERVNNLYVVDADGRFLGAVSLHDIKPYLGEPDLAQLVLANDIMREDFPRVIAEAPLSDALGKFLECEAQRLPVTDATGRLLGSLSKNDLLLALVEKRKKPPA; via the coding sequence ATGCGAAAGTCCGCCGCGATCAAAGTCGTCACTGATCCGGCGACCCTGTGGTTGCGTCAGATGATGCGCCAGCTGCGCTGGCGGGTATGGCTGCAGGAGAAACTGCAACCGACGGAGTGGCAGATCACCCTCGCGTGGGCGGCGCTGGCCGGATTTCTCGGCGCGTTGTCATCGCTGCTGTTTGCCTCGTTGAGCGAGGGCGTGCACGAGCTGCTGACGCACTCGAGCGCGGGCGTGGTGGAATCGATGCGCGAACTGCCGTGGTGGGCGACGCTGCTGGTGCCGGCGGCGGGGGGCGGTCTCGCAGGACTCGTGCTGCTGCTCGGCCAGCGTTTCACGCGGCTGAAAAACTCGACCGATTACATGGAGGCGATCGTGATCGGCACGGGTGACATTCCGGTGCGGGCGAGCTTGGTGAAGAGCGCGGCGGCGTTGTTCACGATCGGCTCGGGCGGTTCGATCGGCCGGGAAGGTCCGATGGTGCAGCTTTCGGCGATGCTGGCTTCGTTGATCGGGCGGTGGCGGCAGTTTACGCGGCCGCAACTGCGTTTGCTCGTCGCGTGCGGAGCGTCCGCGGGCATTGCGTCGGCTTACAACGCGCCGATTGCGGGTTCGTTTTTCGTGGCGGAGATCATCCTCGGCACGATCGCCATGGAGAGCCTGGGGCCGCTGGCGGTTTCGGCGGTCGTCGCGGCGTTGACGGTGCGAATGCTGACGAGCGCCGAGCATCTTTATCGGGTGCCGGCGTTCACGATTTCGTCGCCGCTGGAGATGGCGCCCTACGTGGTGCTGGCGTTGATCGCCGGCACGCTGGCCCCGTTGTTTCTGCGTTCGCTGCAGCGGATGGAGGAGTTGTTTCACTCGTTCAAAGCACCACCGGGAGTGAGGCTGGCGCTGGGCGGATTGATCGTGGGCGCGCTCGCGATCGCAGTCCCGGAGGTCTGCGGCAATGGCTACTCGGTCGTGGTCTCCATCCTGAACGGGCAACTGCCGTGGACGCTGCTGGCGCTGGTGTTTCTCAGCAAGTGGGTGGCCACGGCGTCGTCGGTCGGCTCGGGTGCGCCCGGCGGGGTGTTCACGCCATCGCTGTTCATGGGAGCGAGCACGGGATTTCTGTTCGGGACGGCGATTCACTCGGTGTGGCCGGGCGGGGCGCCGGATCCGCGGGCGTTCGCGCTGGTGGGCATGGGGGCGTTTCTCTCCGGGGTGAGTCACGCGCCGGTCATGGCCGTGATCATGCTGTTCGAGATGACCTTGAGCTACGACATCATCCTGCCGCTGATGCTGTGCAGCGTGATCGCGTATTACACCGCGAAAGGACTGGAAGACCGGTCCATTTACAGCGACGTGCTGCGGCGCAAGGCCGCGCAGCAACCGGCCCCGGATGCGTTGACGGTGGCAAGGGTGGCGGAGCTGATGAAACTGAAGCCACCGATCGTCTCGCAGAATTCGCGTTTCGACGAAATCGCGCGGCTGTTTCTTTCGGAGCGGGTCAACAATCTCTACGTGGTGGATGCCGATGGGCGGTTTCTCGGCGCGGTGTCGCTCCACGACATCAAGCCGTATCTGGGCGAACCGGATCTCGCGCAACTGGTGTTGGCGAACGACATCATGCGGGAGGATTTTCCGCGCGTGATTGCGGAGGCGCCGTTGAGCGATGCGTTGGGCAAATTTCTGGAGTGCGAGGCGCAACGGTTGCCGGTCACCGATGCGACGGGCCGGCTGCTCGGCAGTTTGTCGAAGAACGATTTGCTGCTGGCCTTGGTGGAAAAGCGAAAGAAGCCGCCGGCGTAG
- a CDS encoding DEAD/DEAH box helicase — MQSHGPKRVYTPQSLEFWFNRLENDWAESFSAGQLEEGRRIYRDGEVRELELTDKDAIVHRRIEKRDEYAVIEWDSDGLSVRSSSTNLDLARALAVAGLHEIEELVADEISPLPETDVRTQGPAANGHNGHGPAAGNGATGVAAAVRGALEQSSSRPLLLAFKTKTVGLTFQAFWQEADGKTRHPALGLAAHANGNGHVTSAERAKLIGLAAYARKAHFHYQQDTSVYVLESLVEIPNFLKSVLPAWRRMFNVELDDRSTNLTSGTRTLDIEAVAERSAGAPAGGRGDETRLNLRWIFRAGERMLTDTEVSALLKREGAATILPNLGIVALAPEKWASFKAWRDNVEETHRHGATDEALSPYLIFSLFNDARLKLTLSPEMEVWRQRVLAADAAERTLPEILRPYQKRGVEWLAHLCDVGCHGLLADEMGLGKTLQVISLLASRPVPEAPSLIVCPASVVPVWREEIAKFFPHLAVEVLKTGHDFTTGGNSVIWLASYTQLRKHRELLAKQEFGYAVLDEGQFIKNPDAKITQTCFALRARHRIVLTGTPLENRQLDLWSIFRFLLPGLLGSRTAFEGALNGDRNGTLDRLRAQLAPFILRRTKKEVAQELPPKVEMDLLCPMTEVQRADYAKICAEGLERLGDDVGAAMREKSFGFLALLTRLRQTCCDPDMLPWRKSPLSDSGKITLLVEKLSEIVGNGHKVVIFSQFVMLLERVREAIAAQFPDLPRHELTGMTLDRLKPVQAFQNTPGAGVMLVSLKAAGTGITLHAADYVFLLDPWWNPAVEAQAVDRVHRIGQTNTVFVYRMVTAGTIEERIQALQEQKKDLFDKLVGGLGGDFDLSQHFTSLRGLVQLTQQVEQESPVERELETYTVD, encoded by the coding sequence ATGCAGTCGCACGGTCCTAAGCGAGTCTATACCCCTCAATCGCTGGAATTCTGGTTCAACCGCCTCGAAAACGACTGGGCAGAGTCGTTCAGCGCGGGACAACTGGAGGAAGGCCGTCGCATCTATCGGGACGGCGAAGTCCGCGAGCTTGAATTGACCGACAAGGACGCGATCGTCCATCGGCGCATCGAGAAACGCGACGAATACGCGGTCATCGAATGGGATTCCGACGGGCTGTCGGTGCGGTCGTCGTCCACCAATCTCGATTTGGCGCGGGCGCTGGCGGTGGCGGGCTTGCACGAGATCGAGGAATTGGTGGCGGACGAGATATCGCCGCTGCCGGAAACGGACGTGCGCACCCAGGGCCCGGCGGCGAACGGGCACAACGGGCACGGGCCGGCGGCGGGCAATGGCGCGACCGGCGTCGCGGCGGCGGTGCGCGGGGCGCTGGAGCAGAGCAGCTCGCGGCCGCTTTTACTGGCGTTCAAGACGAAGACGGTGGGGCTGACGTTTCAGGCGTTCTGGCAGGAGGCGGATGGCAAGACGCGGCATCCGGCGCTGGGGCTGGCGGCGCACGCGAATGGCAACGGGCATGTGACTTCGGCGGAGCGGGCGAAGTTGATCGGCTTGGCGGCTTACGCGCGGAAGGCCCATTTCCACTACCAGCAGGACACTTCGGTTTACGTGTTGGAATCGCTGGTGGAGATTCCGAACTTCCTGAAGAGCGTGCTGCCGGCGTGGCGGCGGATGTTCAATGTGGAGTTGGATGATCGCTCGACGAATCTCACGTCGGGCACGCGCACGCTGGACATCGAGGCGGTCGCGGAACGCTCGGCGGGCGCGCCGGCCGGCGGCCGGGGCGACGAGACGCGGTTGAACCTGCGGTGGATCTTCCGGGCCGGCGAGCGGATGCTCACGGACACGGAAGTGTCGGCCTTGCTGAAGCGCGAAGGCGCGGCGACGATTCTGCCCAACCTGGGGATCGTGGCGCTGGCGCCGGAGAAATGGGCGTCGTTCAAGGCGTGGCGCGACAACGTGGAGGAGACGCATCGGCACGGGGCGACGGACGAGGCGTTGTCGCCGTATTTGATTTTTTCGCTGTTCAACGACGCGCGGCTGAAGCTCACGTTGTCACCGGAGATGGAGGTGTGGCGGCAGCGGGTGCTGGCGGCCGATGCGGCGGAGCGGACGTTGCCGGAGATTTTGCGGCCGTATCAAAAGCGCGGGGTGGAGTGGCTGGCGCATCTGTGCGATGTGGGTTGCCACGGTTTGCTCGCGGACGAGATGGGCCTCGGCAAGACGCTGCAGGTGATCTCGCTCCTGGCGTCGCGCCCGGTGCCGGAAGCGCCGAGCTTGATCGTGTGCCCGGCGAGCGTAGTGCCGGTGTGGCGCGAAGAGATCGCCAAGTTTTTCCCGCATCTGGCGGTCGAGGTGTTGAAGACGGGGCATGATTTCACGACCGGCGGCAACTCGGTCATCTGGCTCGCGAGCTACACGCAACTGCGCAAACACCGGGAGTTGCTCGCCAAGCAGGAGTTTGGCTACGCGGTGCTCGACGAGGGGCAGTTCATCAAGAATCCGGATGCGAAGATCACGCAGACGTGTTTCGCGCTGCGGGCGCGGCACCGGATCGTGCTGACCGGGACGCCGCTGGAAAACCGGCAGCTCGATCTGTGGTCGATCTTCCGCTTTTTGCTGCCGGGCCTGCTCGGCTCGCGCACGGCGTTTGAGGGCGCGTTGAACGGCGATCGCAACGGCACGCTCGATCGTCTGCGCGCGCAACTGGCGCCGTTCATCCTGCGCCGGACGAAAAAGGAAGTGGCGCAAGAGCTGCCGCCGAAGGTGGAGATGGATTTACTCTGTCCGATGACGGAGGTGCAGCGGGCGGACTACGCGAAGATTTGTGCGGAGGGTTTGGAACGCCTCGGCGATGACGTGGGGGCGGCGATGCGGGAGAAGAGCTTCGGCTTCCTCGCGTTGCTCACGCGGCTGCGGCAGACGTGCTGCGATCCCGACATGTTGCCATGGCGCAAGTCGCCTTTGAGCGACTCCGGCAAGATCACGCTGTTGGTGGAGAAGCTCTCGGAGATCGTGGGCAACGGCCACAAGGTCGTCATCTTCTCGCAGTTCGTGATGTTGCTCGAGCGCGTGCGCGAGGCGATCGCGGCGCAGTTTCCCGATCTGCCGCGGCATGAGCTCACGGGCATGACGCTCGACCGGCTGAAACCGGTGCAGGCGTTTCAAAACACGCCGGGCGCAGGAGTGATGTTGGTGTCGCTGAAGGCGGCGGGCACGGGCATCACGCTGCATGCGGCGGATTACGTTTTCCTGCTCGATCCGTGGTGGAATCCGGCGGTCGAGGCGCAGGCGGTGGATCGCGTCCATCGCATCGGGCAGACGAACACAGTCTTCGTTTATCGCATGGTCACGGCAGGCACGATCGAGGAGCGGATCCAGGCGTTGCAGGAACAGAAGAAAGACCTGTTCGACAAACTGGTGGGCGGGCTCGGCGGCGATTTCGATTTGAGCCAGCACTTCACGTCGTTGCGCGGTCTGGTGCAGCTCACGCAGCAGGTCGAACAGGAATCGCCGGTCGAACGTGAGCTCGAGACTTACACGGTGGATTGA